A genomic stretch from Candidatus Omnitrophota bacterium includes:
- a CDS encoding aspartate aminotransferase family protein, producing the protein MNKQEIFDTYSECIMPTYTKVPLIFVKGKGSYLWDIHNRKYLDFFPGWGVGNVGHCNPDVVSGIRDQVSKLIFVPNNYFHAQQARLAREVIHWSFPAKVFFCNSGAEANEAAIKLARRFGRGRYEIITFEKSFHGRTLANIAACGQKKYQEGFEPLPEGFKTVAFNDIQAVEKAAGDKTVAVMLELIQGEGGINVAGREFVNAVRRICDEKKLLMIVDEVQTGIGRTGKMFCFQHYGIVPDVVTLAKSLGGGLPIGMMLAKKEIADTLPPGSHASTFGGGPLVCKAALGVFKAIDKGKLLNNAGKQGDYLKQGLLQLKEKHQIIQDVRGIGLMLGVELKIKGNKIVELCRDNGLLINCTQENVLRIMPALGVGEKEIDKALGILDRALKI; encoded by the coding sequence ATGAATAAACAAGAGATCTTTGATACATATAGCGAATGCATAATGCCCACATACACGAAGGTGCCTTTGATTTTCGTCAAGGGCAAGGGTTCGTATCTGTGGGATATACACAACAGGAAATACCTGGACTTTTTTCCGGGCTGGGGCGTGGGCAATGTCGGCCATTGCAATCCGGACGTAGTGTCCGGCATACGCGACCAGGTATCAAAACTGATCTTTGTGCCCAATAATTATTTTCACGCTCAGCAGGCAAGGCTGGCGCGCGAGGTAATACACTGGTCGTTCCCCGCGAAGGTATTTTTCTGCAATTCCGGAGCAGAGGCCAACGAAGCAGCCATTAAGCTTGCGCGCAGGTTCGGGAGGGGAAGATACGAGATCATAACTTTTGAAAAGTCATTTCACGGCAGGACCCTGGCAAATATTGCCGCCTGCGGCCAGAAAAAATACCAGGAAGGGTTTGAACCGCTTCCGGAGGGATTCAAGACAGTCGCCTTCAACGACATTCAGGCGGTAGAGAAGGCGGCAGGCGATAAGACCGTTGCCGTAATGCTGGAGCTGATACAGGGCGAAGGCGGCATAAACGTTGCCGGCAGGGAATTTGTAAACGCGGTAAGAAGGATCTGCGACGAGAAGAAGCTGCTTATGATAGTTGATGAGGTGCAGACCGGTATAGGCAGGACAGGCAAGATGTTTTGTTTCCAGCATTATGGCATTGTTCCCGATGTGGTCACTCTTGCCAAGTCCCTGGGAGGGGGCCTGCCTATAGGTATGATGCTGGCTAAAAAGGAGATCGCCGATACTCTGCCTCCAGGGTCTCATGCCTCAACATTCGGAGGAGGTCCCCTGGTCTGCAAGGCGGCATTGGGGGTATTCAAGGCGATTGATAAGGGTAAACTGCTCAATAATGCCGGTAAACAAGGGGATTACCTGAAGCAGGGCTTGCTGCAACTTAAAGAAAAACATCAGATCATCCAGGATGTCCGGGGCATAGGATTGATGCTTGGAGTAGAATTGAAGATCAAAGGGAATAAAATAGTGGAGCTGTGCAGGGATAACGGTTTGTTGATAAACTGCACGCAGGAAAATGTTTTAAGGATAATGCCCGCCTTAGGCGTTGGCGAAAAAGAGATAGATAAGGCGTTGGGCATACTTGACAGGGCGTTGAAAATATGA
- the argB gene encoding acetylglutamate kinase: MEEAIKKAEVLIEALPYIKRFHKKTIVIKYGGSILGDKKIRRSILEDIVFLSYMGLRPVLVHGGGPNISERMKTEGQKTDFVDGMRVTDARTLKIVEEELESLNAGIVSELKKCGGSAAGLNGKDLIAVEKKASEIDLGFVGHVTSVKAEIMEKELSEGRIAVVCPMGRDKSNNVYNVNADEAASNIAAALKAEKMVMLTNVKGIVRNAEDPNSLLSTLTVKEAKSLIGGKVIQEGMIPKVSACILCLDKGVKKTHIIDARTPHGLLLEIFTDQGIGTEIVK, from the coding sequence ATGGAAGAGGCGATAAAGAAGGCGGAGGTCCTCATTGAGGCGCTGCCTTATATCAAGAGGTTTCACAAGAAGACAATAGTGATAAAATACGGCGGCAGCATACTCGGCGATAAAAAGATAAGGCGCTCTATTCTGGAGGACATAGTCTTCCTCAGCTATATGGGCCTGCGGCCGGTGCTTGTGCACGGCGGGGGCCCGAACATTTCCGAGAGGATGAAGACCGAGGGCCAGAAGACGGATTTTGTGGACGGCATGAGGGTGACCGATGCCAGGACCTTGAAGATAGTGGAAGAAGAATTGGAGAGTTTGAACGCGGGGATAGTCTCCGAGTTGAAAAAATGCGGCGGTTCAGCCGCGGGGTTGAACGGCAAGGACCTGATCGCGGTAGAGAAGAAGGCATCAGAGATAGACCTTGGTTTTGTCGGCCACGTGACATCAGTGAAGGCGGAGATCATGGAGAAGGAGCTTTCCGAAGGCAGGATAGCGGTTGTCTGCCCGATGGGAAGGGATAAGAGTAATAATGTCTACAACGTAAATGCCGATGAGGCCGCCTCTAATATAGCCGCCGCGCTCAAGGCGGAAAAGATGGTCATGCTTACTAATGTCAAGGGCATAGTGAGGAACGCGGAAGACCCAAATTCTCTTTTGTCCACGCTTACGGTAAAAGAGGCAAAGAGCCTCATAGGCGGCAAGGTGATACAGGAGGGTATGATACCCAAGGTTTCCGCCTGTATATTGTGCCTGGATAAAGGCGTGAAAAAGACGCATATAATAGACGCGCGCACGCCTCACGGGCTGCTGCTTGAGATCTTCACTGACCAGGGCATCGGGACCGAAATCGTTAAATGA